One window of the Ictidomys tridecemlineatus isolate mIctTri1 chromosome 11, mIctTri1.hap1, whole genome shotgun sequence genome contains the following:
- the Plch2 gene encoding 1-phosphatidylinositol 4,5-bisphosphate phosphodiesterase eta-2 isoform X4 produces MMSTRRDLYLLMLTYSNHKDHLDATDLQRFLEVEQKMKGVTLESCRDIIEQFEPCPENKSKGVLGIDGFTNYTRSPAGDIFNPEHHGVHQDMTRPLSHYFITSSHNTYLVGDQLMSQSRVDMYAWVLQAGCRCVEVDCWDGPDGEPIVHHGYTLTSKILFRDVIETINKYAFVKNEYPVILSIENHCSVVQQKKMAQYLTDILGDKLDLSSVSSEDATKLPSPQMLKGKILVKGKKLPANISEDAEAGEVSDEDSADEIDDDCKLLDGDASTNRKRVENIAKRKLDSLIKESKIRDCEDPNDFTISTLSPSGRPRHKAEAKKSKAEEDTESGEDAGASRRNSRLLMSSFSKRKKKGSKLKKAASVEEGDEDLDSPGSQSRGTARQKKTMQLSRALSDLVKYTKSVGTHDVETEVVSSWQVSSFSETKAHQILQQKPEQYLRFNQHQLSRIYPSSYRVDSSNYNPQPFWNAGCQMVALNYQSEGRMLQLNRAKFSANGSCGYVLKPQCMCQGVFNPNSEDPLPGQLKKQLALRIISGQQLPKPRDSMLGDRGEIIDPFVEVEVIGLPVDCSKEQTRVVDDNGFNPMWEETLVFTVHMPEIALVRFLVWDHDPIGRDFIGQRTLAFSSMLPGKVEEQGQGDVTLCPGCPGYRHVYLEGMEEASIFVHVAVSDISGKVKQALGLKGLFLRGPKPGSLDSHAAGQPPPRPSVSQRLLRRTASAPTKSQKPGRRGFPELALGTQDTGSEGAADDVVPPSPGPAPEALVCEGPSSSSPRDARPFSGQRSVSPLCSLETIAEEPVLGPGPPPQAAGPTSSRREGPQSPAGPGAKVASTPRTALGASEPLQLRTRHEGDREEPPREPRHGGASRACPGSPVGQTHSKSHPQALGHLPMVRRAKSEGQVLLEPLGPWRPLAGPSPTPAMHSDATSSDRLWQRLEPGSHRDSVSSSSSMSSSDTVIDLSLPSLGLGRSRESLTGGLLGRLPPRPCSASATRPDRPPVTKSKSNPNLRAVSQRPPVSDELRPRPLAPRPPGLHARSPWGRLTLVGLQDCPAAAKSKSLGDLTADDFGPSSEGSSCSLSRSLGAPGRAGQEVQPDALTEQLRWLVGCGQAGDIASPTALGPAGEGSVGAPGFLRRSSSRSQSRVRAIASRARQAQERQQRMRSLGQRGPPEERGTPEGACSVGPEGFMDIPAPSKGALEQVSSAADGLLLLRF; encoded by the exons ATGATGTCCACCCGCCGGGACCTCTACCTCCTCATGCTGACCTACAGTAACCACAAGGACCACCTGGACGCTACCGACCTACAGCGCTTCCTGGAGGTGGAGCAGAAG ATGAAGGGTGTGACGCTCGAGAGCTGCCGGGACATCATTGAGCAGTTTGAACCCTGCCCAGAGAACAAGAGCAAGGGGGTGCTGGGTATTGATG GTTTCACCAACTACACGCGGAGCCCGGCGGGCGACATCTTCAACCCGGAGCACCACGGAGTTCACCAGGACATGACGCGGCCGCTCAGCCACTACTTCATCACCTCCTCCCACAACACCTACCTCGTGGGCGACCAGCTCATGTCCCAGTCCCGGGTGGACATGTATGCCTGGGTCCTGCAGGCCGGCTGCCGTTGCGTGGAGG TGGACTGTTGGGACGGGCCTGACGGGGAGCCCATCGTGCACCACGGCTACACTCTGACCTCCAAGATCCTCTTCAGAGATGTCATCGAAACCATCAACAAATACGCCTTCGTGAAGAATGA GTATCCAGTGATCCTGTCCATCGAGAACCACTGTAGTGTCGTCCAGCAGAAGAAGATGGCCCAGTACCTGACTGACATCCTCGGGGACAAGCTGGACCTGTCATCAGTCAGCAGTGAGGACGCTACCAAGCTTCCTTCTCCGCAGATGCTCAAGGGCAAGATCCTGGTGAAG GGCAAGAAGCTCCCAGCCAACATCAGTGAGGATGCAGAGGCCGGTGAGGTGTCGGACGAGGACAGTGCCGACGAGATTGACGATGACTGCAAGCTCCTGGATGGGGAT GCCTCCACCAATCGGAAGCGTGTGGAAAACATCGCTAAGAGGAAACTGGACTCTCTAATCAAGGAGTCCAAGATCCGGGACTGTGAGGACCCCAACGACTTCACCATCTCCACACTGTCCCCATCTGGGAGACCCAGGCACAAAGCAGAGGCCAAAAAG AGCAAGGCCGAGGAGGACACGGAGTCTGGGGAGGACGCCGGGGCCAGCAGACGCAACAGCCGCCTCCTCATGAGCAGCTTCTCTAAGCGCAAG AAAAAGGGCAGCAAACTAAAGAAGGCAGCCAGCGTGGAGGAGGGGGACGAGGACCTGGACTCCCCAGGAAGCCAGAGCCGAGG GACAGCCCGGCAGAAGAAGACCATGCAGCTGTCCCGGGCCCTCTCGGACCTGGTGAAATACACCAAGTCCGTGGGCACCCACGACGTGGAGACGGAGG TGGTGTCCAGCTGGCAGGTGTCATCCTTCAGCGAGACCAAGGCCCACCAGATCCTGCAGCAGAAGCCGGAGCAGTACCTGCGCTTCAACCAGCACCAGCTCTCCCGCATCTACCCCTCCTCCTACCGGGTCGACTCCAGCAACTACAATCCGCAGCCCTTCTGGAACGCAGGCTGCCAGATGG TGGCCCTGAATTACCAGTCAGAGGGGCGGATGCTGCAGCTGAACCGGGCCAAGTTCAGTGCCAACGGCagctgtggctacgtgctcaagCCCCAGTGCATGTGCCAGG GCGTCTTCAACCCCAACTCTGAGGATCCCCTGCCCGGGCAGCTCAAGAAGCAACTGGCCCTGAGGATCATCAGTGGGCAGCAGCTCCCCAAGCCGCGGGACTCGATGCTGGGTGATCGCGGGGAG ATCATTGACCCCTTCGTGGAGGTGGAGGTCATTGGGCTCCCTGTGGACTGCAGCAAGGAGCAGACCCGAGTGGTGGACGACAATG GGTTCAACCCCATGTGGGAAGAGACCCTGGTGTTCACCGTGCACATGCCCGAGATCGCACTGGTCCGCTTCCTCGTCTGGGACCATGATCCCATCGGGCGAGACTTCATTGGCCAAAGGACACTGGCCTTCAGCAGCATGCTGCCAG GAAAGGtggaggagcagggacagggggacGTGACGCTGTGCCCTGGCTGCCCAGGCTACCGGCACGTGTACCTGGAAGGGATGGAAGAGGCCTCCATCTTTGTGCACGTGGCTGTCAGTGACATCAGTGGTAAG GTCAAGCAGGCTCTGGGCCTAAAAGGCCTATTCCTCCGAGGCCCAAAGCCAGGCTCACTGGACAGTCATGCTGCTGGGCAGCCCCCACCCCGGCCCTCCGTTAGCCAGCGGCTCCTGCGGCGCACGGCCAGTGCTCCAACCAAGAGCCAGAAGCCGGGCCGCAGGGGCTTCCCGGAGCTGGCCCTGGGCACGCAGGACACCGGCTCCGAGGGGGCAGCTGACGACGTGGTAcctcccagccctggccctgctcccgaGGCCTTGGTGTGTGAGGGTCCCAGCAGTAGCAGCCCGCGAG ATGCTCGCCCCTTCTCTGGGCAGCGGTCAGTCTCCCCTCTGTGCAGCCTGGAAACCATTGCCGAGGAGCCGGTCCTGGGCCCTGGCCCCCCACCACAGGCAGCTGGCCCCACCAGCTCCCGCAGGGAAGGGCCCCAGTCCCCTGCGGGACCTGGAGCCAAAGTGGCCAGCACACCACGGACTGCTCTGGGAGCCTCTGAGCCCCTACAGCTCAGAACCAGGCATGAAGGGGACCGCGAAGAGCCCCCCAGGGAGCCGCGCCATGGTGGTGCCAGCAGGGCATGCCCAGGGTCCCCTGTCGGCCAGACGCACAGCAAGAGCCACCCCCAAGCCCTGGGTCACCTGCCCATGGTCAGAAGAGCCAAGAGTGAGGGCCAGGTGCTGCTGGAGCCCCTGGGTCCCTGGCGGCCCCTGGCCGGGCCCTCCCCGACCCCAGCCATGCACTCAGACGCCACCAGCAGTGACCGGCTGTGGCAGCGGCTGGAGCCAGGCAGCCACCGTGACAGTGTGTCCTCGTCGTCCAGCATGTCTTCCAGCGACACGGTCATCGACCTCTCCCTGCCAAGCCTGGGCCTGGGCCGCAGCCGTGAGAGCCTCACTGGGGGCCTGCTTGGACGTCTGCCCCCAAGGCCCTGCTCAGCCTCAGCCACTCGCCCTGACCGGCCTCCTGTGACCAAGAGCAAATCGAACCCCAACCTGCGGGCCGTGAGTCAGCGGCCTCCTGTGTCTGACGAGCTGCGACCCCGGCCCCTGGCCCCACGCCCGCCTGGCCTCCACGCCCGGTCACCCTGGGGCCGCCTCACCCTGGTGGGCTTGCAGGACTGCCCCGCGGCTGCCAAGTCCAAGAGCCTGGGCGACCTGACTGCCGACGACTTTGGCCCCAGCTCTGAGGGGAGCTCCTGCAGCCTGAGCCGCAGCCTGGGCGCCCCGGGCCGGGCTGGGCAGGAGGTGCAGCCGGACGCACTGACGGAGCAGCTGCGCTGGCTCGTGGGCTGCGGGCAGGCTGGGGACATCGCATCACCCACGGCTCTGGGCCCAGCTGGGGAGGGGTCAGTGGGGGCTCCGGGCTTCTTGCGGAGGTCCTCCTCCCGAAGCCAGAGTCGCGTGCGAGCCATTGCCAGCAGGGCCCGCCAGGCCCAGGAGCGGCAACAGCGGATGCGGAGCCTGGGCCAGAGGGGCCCCCCGGAGGAGCGGGGCACCCCCGAAGGCGCCTGCTCCGTGGGCCCCGAAGGCTTCATGGACATACCCGCCCCCTCCAAGGGCGCCCTGGAGCAGGTGTCCAGTGCGGCCGATGGCTTGCTCCTGCTGAGGTTCTGA